The Punica granatum isolate Tunisia-2019 chromosome 4, ASM765513v2, whole genome shotgun sequence genome has a window encoding:
- the LOC116205289 gene encoding reticulon-like protein B8: MPEKITAEDFLNNIVETLAENVPRQKSVSFFEEDKSNSVTSQFNRLFGRQKPLHNLLGGGKSADVLLWRNKKISAVVLATATAIWILFEWLDYHFLTFVAFALILGMLAQFLWSNASGLLGRSPSRPPRLVLPEEFFVNAGKLIGVEVNRALKFLQNVASVGNLKQFLVVVGGLWAAAVIGSWCNFLTVVYIGFVAAHTLPVLYERYEDQVDGFVCQLGKKLQHHYRKVDSGFLSKIPKGKLIAKKFE; this comes from the exons ATGCCTGAGAAAATAACTGCTGAGGATTTCTTAAACAACATTGTGGAAACGCTCGCGGAGAATGTCCCGAGGCAGAAATCTGTTTCATTCTTCGAGGAGGACAAATCAAACTCTGTCACTTCCCAGTTTAACAGACTTTTTGGGCGCCAAAAACCCTTGCACAATCTCCTAGGTGGTGGAAAAT CTGCGGATGTACTATTGTGGAGGAACAAGAAAATCTCGGCAGTTGTCCTGGCTACTGCTACAGCTATATGGATTCTCTTCGAATGGCTCGACTATCACTTTCTAACGTTCGTGGCTTTTGCCCTGATCCTGGGCATGCTCGCTCAGTTTCTGTGGTCGAATGCTTCTGGCCTTTTGGGCAG GTCACCGTCCAGGCCCCCTCGCCTTGTTCTTCCAGAAGAGTTTTTTGTCAATGCTGGCAAGTTGATTGGTGTTGAAGTAAATCGAGCTTTGAAGTTTCTTCAGAATGTTGCATCTGTTGGAAACTTGAAACAATTCCTCGTG GTTGTGGGAGGACTTTGGGCTGCTGCAGTGATCGGCAGCTGGTGCAATTTCCTCACTGTTGTGTACATCG GTTTCGTTGCTGCTCACACATTGCCTGTTCTCTATGAGCGCTACGAAGATCAAGTGGATGGATTTGTTTGCCAGTTGGGCAAAAAGCTTCAGCATCATTACCGCAAGGTTGACTCCGGGTTCCTTAGCAAGATCCCCAAGGGCAAGCTCATTGCGAAGAAGTTCGAATAA
- the LOC116203398 gene encoding oxygen-evolving enhancer protein 2, chloroplastic-like isoform X4 has protein sequence MASTACFLHPSALTAGSTSARASSRRYVPGFLVVCRAQKPATVYEESGAAISRRLALTVLIGAAAVGSRVSPADAAYGEAGIHMSLPKTNTDFLPYAGDGFKLSIPSKWNPSKEVEYPGQVLRYEDNFDATSNVTVMVTPTNLKSITDFGSPEDFLSEVDYLLGKQAYFGKTDAEGGFDSDAVATANILETSNAVVGGTPYYFLSVLTRTAEGDEGGKHQLITATVKDGKLYICKAQAGDKRWFKGAWRFVESTAGSFSVA, from the exons ATGGCTTCCACTGCCTGTTTCTTGCACCCCAGTGCACTTACCGCTGGCTCTACATCGGCTCGGGCCTCGTCCCGGCGCTACGTGCCCGGCTTCCTGGTGGTGTGCAGGGCCCAGAAGCCCGCAACTGTCTACGAGGAGAGCGGTGCTGCCATCTCCCGCAGGTTAGCCCTCACAGTTCTCATCGGTGCTGCTGCTGTTGGCTCCAGGGTCTCGCCCGCAGATGCTGCCTACGGCGAAGCCGGTATTCACATGTCCCTG CCGAAGACGAACACGGACTTCCTTCCCTACGCTGGGGACGGCTTCAAGCTCTCAATTCCATCGAAATGGAACCCAAGCAAAGAGGTGGAGTACCCGGGCCAAGTCCTGAGGTATGAGGACAACTTCGATGCCACGAGCAACGTGACGGTCATGGTCACCCCGACCAACTTGAAGTCCATCACCGACTTTGGCTCCCCCGAGGATTTCCTGTCCGAGGTGGACTACTTGCTTGGGAAGCAAGCTTACTTTGGCAAAACTGATGCTGAG GGTGGATTCGATTCGGATGCAGTGGCAACAGCAAACATCCTGGAAACCTCGAATGCGGTCGTGGGAGGGACGCCCTACTACTTCCTGTCGGTGCTGACGAGGACCGCCGAAGGAGATGAAGGCGGGAAGCACCAGTTGATCACGGCCACCGTGAAGGATGGCAAGCTCTACATCTGCAAGGCCCAGGCTGGGGACAAGAGATGGTTCAAGGGCGCCTGGAGGTTTGTGGAGAGCACCGCTGGCTCTTTTAGTGTCGCCTGA
- the LOC116203398 gene encoding putative oxygen-evolving enhancer protein 2-2 isoform X1, whose amino-acid sequence MLPTAKPTNVYEIQKIRCGYPKPKTNTDFLPYAGDGFKLSIPSKWNPSKEVEYPGQVLRYEDNFDATSNVTVMVTPTNLKSITDFGSPEDFLSEVDYLLGKQAYFGKTDAEGGFDSDAVATANILETSNAVVGGTPYYFLSVLTRTAEGDEGGKHQLITATVKDGKLYICKAQAGDKRWFKGAWRFVESTAGSFSVA is encoded by the exons ATGCTGCCTACGGCGAAGCCG ACCAATGTGTATGAAATTCAGAAGATCCGCTGTGGATATCCTAAGCCGAAGACGAACACGGACTTCCTTCCCTACGCTGGGGACGGCTTCAAGCTCTCAATTCCATCGAAATGGAACCCAAGCAAAGAGGTGGAGTACCCGGGCCAAGTCCTGAGGTATGAGGACAACTTCGATGCCACGAGCAACGTGACGGTCATGGTCACCCCGACCAACTTGAAGTCCATCACCGACTTTGGCTCCCCCGAGGATTTCCTGTCCGAGGTGGACTACTTGCTTGGGAAGCAAGCTTACTTTGGCAAAACTGATGCTGAG GGTGGATTCGATTCGGATGCAGTGGCAACAGCAAACATCCTGGAAACCTCGAATGCGGTCGTGGGAGGGACGCCCTACTACTTCCTGTCGGTGCTGACGAGGACCGCCGAAGGAGATGAAGGCGGGAAGCACCAGTTGATCACGGCCACCGTGAAGGATGGCAAGCTCTACATCTGCAAGGCCCAGGCTGGGGACAAGAGATGGTTCAAGGGCGCCTGGAGGTTTGTGGAGAGCACCGCTGGCTCTTTTAGTGTCGCCTGA
- the LOC116203398 gene encoding putative oxygen-evolving enhancer protein 2-2 isoform X3, whose translation MLPTAKPIRCGYPKPKTNTDFLPYAGDGFKLSIPSKWNPSKEVEYPGQVLRYEDNFDATSNVTVMVTPTNLKSITDFGSPEDFLSEVDYLLGKQAYFGKTDAEGGFDSDAVATANILETSNAVVGGTPYYFLSVLTRTAEGDEGGKHQLITATVKDGKLYICKAQAGDKRWFKGAWRFVESTAGSFSVA comes from the exons ATGCTGCCTACGGCGAAGCCG ATCCGCTGTGGATATCCTAAGCCGAAGACGAACACGGACTTCCTTCCCTACGCTGGGGACGGCTTCAAGCTCTCAATTCCATCGAAATGGAACCCAAGCAAAGAGGTGGAGTACCCGGGCCAAGTCCTGAGGTATGAGGACAACTTCGATGCCACGAGCAACGTGACGGTCATGGTCACCCCGACCAACTTGAAGTCCATCACCGACTTTGGCTCCCCCGAGGATTTCCTGTCCGAGGTGGACTACTTGCTTGGGAAGCAAGCTTACTTTGGCAAAACTGATGCTGAG GGTGGATTCGATTCGGATGCAGTGGCAACAGCAAACATCCTGGAAACCTCGAATGCGGTCGTGGGAGGGACGCCCTACTACTTCCTGTCGGTGCTGACGAGGACCGCCGAAGGAGATGAAGGCGGGAAGCACCAGTTGATCACGGCCACCGTGAAGGATGGCAAGCTCTACATCTGCAAGGCCCAGGCTGGGGACAAGAGATGGTTCAAGGGCGCCTGGAGGTTTGTGGAGAGCACCGCTGGCTCTTTTAGTGTCGCCTGA
- the LOC116203398 gene encoding putative oxygen-evolving enhancer protein 2-2 isoform X2 — protein MLPTAKPKIRCGYPKPKTNTDFLPYAGDGFKLSIPSKWNPSKEVEYPGQVLRYEDNFDATSNVTVMVTPTNLKSITDFGSPEDFLSEVDYLLGKQAYFGKTDAEGGFDSDAVATANILETSNAVVGGTPYYFLSVLTRTAEGDEGGKHQLITATVKDGKLYICKAQAGDKRWFKGAWRFVESTAGSFSVA, from the exons ATGCTGCCTACGGCGAAGCCG AAGATCCGCTGTGGATATCCTAAGCCGAAGACGAACACGGACTTCCTTCCCTACGCTGGGGACGGCTTCAAGCTCTCAATTCCATCGAAATGGAACCCAAGCAAAGAGGTGGAGTACCCGGGCCAAGTCCTGAGGTATGAGGACAACTTCGATGCCACGAGCAACGTGACGGTCATGGTCACCCCGACCAACTTGAAGTCCATCACCGACTTTGGCTCCCCCGAGGATTTCCTGTCCGAGGTGGACTACTTGCTTGGGAAGCAAGCTTACTTTGGCAAAACTGATGCTGAG GGTGGATTCGATTCGGATGCAGTGGCAACAGCAAACATCCTGGAAACCTCGAATGCGGTCGTGGGAGGGACGCCCTACTACTTCCTGTCGGTGCTGACGAGGACCGCCGAAGGAGATGAAGGCGGGAAGCACCAGTTGATCACGGCCACCGTGAAGGATGGCAAGCTCTACATCTGCAAGGCCCAGGCTGGGGACAAGAGATGGTTCAAGGGCGCCTGGAGGTTTGTGGAGAGCACCGCTGGCTCTTTTAGTGTCGCCTGA
- the LOC116203397 gene encoding WD repeat-containing protein 26 homolog, with the protein MGGVEDETEPATKRMKLSSGVLRSLANGSSGAGSVPGFSGDLMARPLPIEGDEEILGSKGVIRRVELVRIITKALYSLGYEKSGAHLEEESGIPLHSSVVNLLIQQVLGGQWDEGVATLKKIGLDENIVKSASFLILEQKFLEFLDQDKVMDALKTLRTEITPLSINNARVRELSSSILSPAKFVHVGSSSQSSTRAKSRSKLLEELQMLLPPTVLIPDRRLEHLVEQALILQRDACMFHNSEDKEMSLYKDHQCGRDQIPSRTLQVLQVHNDEVWFLQFSHNGKYLASSSTDRTAIIWEVDPHGELSLKHKLCGHQKPVSSVSWSPDDSQLLTCGVEENVRRWDVSSGKCLSVYEKAGNGFVSCGWFPDGKWMCFGANDKSICMWDLEGKELECWKGQRTLRISDLEVTSDGKQIISICRETAILLLNREAKVERLIEEDQTITSFSLSQDNRYLLVNLLNEEIHLWDIQGEVKLVAKYKGHKRSRFVIRSCFGGLEQAFIASGSEDSQVYIWHRGSGELIEALPGHSGAVNCVAWNPTNSHMLASASDDRTIRIWGLNDLKMKHKGPATHCNGVHYCNGRT; encoded by the exons ATGGGAGGTGTCGAGGATGAAACTGAGCCAGCTACAAAACGTATGAAGCTGTCTTCTGGGGTTCTGAGAAGTCTTGCGAACGGTTCGTCAGGTGCGGGGTCTGTGCCTGGCTTTTCAGGTGATTTAATGGCCCGTCCCTTGCCTATTGAAGGGGACGAAGAGATTCTTGGTTCAAAGGGTGTTATTAGAAGGGTTGAACTTGTCCGAATAATAACAAAAGCACTATATTCTCTTGGATATGAAAAGAGTGGGGCCCACCTTGAGGAAGAGTCAGGGATACCCTTGCATTCCTCTGTGGTGAACCTATTAATTCAGCAGGTTCTTGGTGGCCAGTGGGACGAGGGCGTGGCTACTTTAAAGAAGATTGGTTTAGATGAAAATATTGTTAAGTCGGCCTCTTTCCTAATACTGGAGCAGAAATTTCTCGAATTCTTGGATCAAGATAAGGTCATGGATGCTTTGAAGACTCTGAGGACAGAAATTACCCCTCTTTCTATTAATAATGCCCGAGTACGTGAGCTCTCCTCATCCATTCTCTCTCCTGCAAAATTTGTCCATGTTGGTTCTTCCAGTCAAAGTTCAACAAGGGCAAAGTCTCGGTCGAAGCTACTCGAGGAATTGCAGATGTTGCTTCCTCCTACAGTACTGATACCTGACAGAAGGTTGGAGCATTTAGTAGAGCAGGCACTTATCCTACAAAGAGATGCTTGCATGTTTCATAATTCAGAAGACAAGGAGATGTCGCTCTATAAAGATCACCAGTGTGGAAGAGATCAAATTCCTTCTCGTACTTTGCAG GTACTTCAAGTTCATAATGATGAAGTAtggtttttgcaattttcacACAATGGGAAGTATTTGGCTTCATCATCCACTGACCGGACAGCCATTATTTGGGAG GTTGACCCGCATGGGGAACTCTCTCTGAAGCACAAGCTATGCGGACACCAGAAGCCTGTCTCCTCTGTCTCGTGGAGCCCAGATGACAGCCAGCTCCTGACCTGTGGGGTCGAGGAGAACGTGAGGCGATGGGATGTCTCTTCCGGCAAATGTCTCAGTGTTTATGAGAAAGCCGGTAATGGATTTGTCTCCTGCGGGTGGTTCCCTGATGGGAAGTGGATGTGCTTTGGAGCGAATGATAAGAGCATTTGTATGTGGGATCTAGAAGGAAAAGAGCTTGAGTGCTGGAAGGGCCAAAGAACTCTAAGGATCTCTGACCTCGAAGTCACGAGTGATGGGAAGCAGATAATAAGCATTTGCAGAGAAACTGCGATACTTTTGCTCAACAGGGAGGCAAAGGTCGAGCGGTTGATCGAGGAGGACCAGACAATAACCTCATTCTCATTGTCCCAGGATAATAGGTACTTGCTTGTGAATCTTCTGAATGAAGAGATCCATCTCTGGGATATACAGGGCGAAGTGAAGCTTGTTGCGAAATATAAAGGGCATAAAAGGAGCCGGTTTGTGATCAGATCTTGCTTCGGTGGGCTTGAACAGGCATTTATTGCTAGTGGTAGTGAGGATTCCCAG GTGTACATTTGGCATAGAGGCTCTGGGGAGCTGATCGAGGCGCTCCCGGGACACTCTGGTGCAGTGAACTGTGTGGCCTGGAACCCGACAAATTCTCACATGCTAGCATCGGCGAGTGATGACCGTACCATTAGGATATGGGGCCTAAATGACCTGAAGATGAAGCACAAGGGCCCTGCCACCCACTGCAATGGAGTTCACTACTGCAACGGGAGAACCTGA